A section of the Zavarzinella sp. genome encodes:
- the nadA gene encoding quinolinate synthase NadA, which translates to MSNSVAGDIFAEINDLKKQIGATILAHYYQAGEIQELADITGDSLKLAREATKVDSPVIVFCGVLFMAETAKMLNPEKKVLLPDLNAGCSLVDSCPPDKLARYQEMLRINGRRFQMVTYINSSAAVKSLSDWVVTSGNAEEIVRAIPEEDEILFVPDQHLGRYLQEVTGRKMILWDGSCMVHEIFSVQDLLKMKIKHPEAITIAHPECPANVLEHTDYIGGTEAMIRYVGEYASPTTFLVATEANMLWQLQSKHPQHTYLPVPGITCSCNNCPHMALNTLEKLRDCMRDLSPEITWQPEFDRAKEVLSRSLLKPSAKTLIAGQPQGD; encoded by the coding sequence ATGAGCAATTCTGTAGCTGGCGATATTTTCGCCGAAATTAACGACCTGAAAAAGCAGATTGGTGCCACCATCCTCGCCCACTATTATCAGGCGGGTGAAATTCAGGAACTGGCAGACATTACAGGCGACAGCTTGAAACTGGCACGCGAAGCCACCAAAGTTGATTCGCCCGTAATCGTGTTTTGTGGCGTGCTGTTTATGGCGGAAACCGCCAAAATGCTCAATCCAGAGAAAAAAGTGCTGCTGCCAGACCTCAACGCGGGGTGCAGTCTGGTCGACAGTTGCCCACCCGACAAGCTGGCACGATATCAGGAAATGCTGCGGATCAATGGACGCCGCTTTCAAATGGTTACTTACATCAACAGTTCAGCAGCAGTGAAATCACTTTCTGATTGGGTGGTTACATCCGGTAACGCGGAAGAAATTGTGCGTGCCATCCCGGAAGAAGATGAAATCTTATTTGTACCGGACCAGCATTTAGGCCGGTATCTGCAGGAAGTGACCGGACGCAAAATGATCCTGTGGGATGGTTCCTGCATGGTTCATGAGATTTTCAGTGTGCAGGATCTGCTGAAAATGAAGATAAAACATCCGGAAGCAATTACTATTGCCCACCCTGAATGCCCCGCCAATGTGCTGGAGCACACCGATTACATCGGTGGGACTGAAGCAATGATCCGGTATGTGGGCGAATACGCCAGCCCCACAACGTTTTTGGTGGCAACTGAAGCAAATATGCTCTGGCAATTGCAATCGAAGCACCCACAACATACGTATCTGCCCGTTCCTGGAATCACCTGTTCCTGCAACAATTGCCCCCATATGGCATTGAATACACTGGAAAAATTGCGGGACTGCATGCGGGATCTTTCGCCGGAAATTACCTGGCAGCCGGAGTTTGACCGTGCCAAAGAAGTATTGTCCAGAAGTTTGTTGAAACCCTCTGCAAAAACGCTGATTGCGGGCCAGCCACAGGGTGATTAA
- a CDS encoding NADH:flavin oxidoreductase: MRERVRAHIAISWYNGSKVQLRVISVAKYFKYKSIDDLLAENARLGLDIAYSDDLAPLFQPVHVGQRVVGNRWCIHPMEGCDGELNGHPGELTFRRYNRFGGGGAKLIWGEACAVNMNARANPRQIVLNEDTKPSFRELVVQCRQAHRDNGGTTDDLLFGIQLTHSGRYSYPHPIIATHDPLLDPRTIADRTTGKVVDAQYPLISDSELSQLVDDYVQAAKLAREVGFDFVDVKQCHRYLLNELLGARNRPGRYGGSLENRTRLATEIFTAIRAAVPDILLATRMNAFDGIPFHKLPDQSGGPVSHTTPVVNGWGISENDPLEPDLTEVLQWIGTMQQLGVQLVNITLGNPYAQPHFGRPFEYPPPDGYDSPEHPLVGVSRHFSITAQIQERFPTLAVVGTGYSYLQEFMPMVGAANVQSGKVTFVGVGRASLAQPDWVKQILENGKLDRKRICRTFSYCTAMMRSKNHPLGQYPAGCPPFDKEAYHSLWQEILELGKRTDS, translated from the coding sequence GTGCGTGAAAGAGTGCGTGCCCACATAGCAATTTCGTGGTACAACGGAAGTAAAGTTCAACTGAGAGTAATCAGCGTGGCAAAATATTTCAAATACAAGAGTATCGATGATCTATTGGCAGAAAATGCCCGCCTGGGGTTGGATATTGCTTATTCAGACGATCTGGCCCCACTGTTTCAACCAGTTCACGTAGGGCAACGAGTGGTGGGCAATCGATGGTGCATCCACCCGATGGAAGGGTGCGACGGTGAATTGAATGGCCATCCCGGTGAACTGACATTTCGACGCTACAATCGTTTTGGTGGCGGTGGGGCAAAGCTGATCTGGGGCGAAGCGTGTGCTGTGAATATGAACGCACGTGCGAACCCACGCCAGATCGTTTTGAACGAGGATACGAAGCCCAGTTTTCGGGAATTAGTTGTTCAATGCCGACAGGCTCATCGGGATAATGGTGGCACGACAGATGATCTGCTATTCGGAATTCAGTTAACACACTCCGGCAGATACAGCTATCCCCACCCGATTATTGCAACCCACGATCCGTTGCTCGATCCCAGAACCATCGCGGATCGTACGACTGGTAAGGTAGTCGATGCTCAGTACCCACTGATTTCTGATTCTGAGCTTTCCCAACTTGTTGATGACTATGTGCAGGCAGCAAAGCTGGCACGCGAAGTGGGGTTTGATTTTGTCGATGTCAAGCAGTGCCACCGCTATTTGCTGAACGAATTGCTGGGTGCCCGCAATCGGCCTGGCAGGTATGGTGGGTCGCTTGAAAACCGTACCCGGCTTGCCACGGAGATCTTTACGGCGATCCGTGCAGCCGTCCCTGATATCCTGCTGGCAACGCGGATGAATGCCTTTGATGGTATTCCGTTCCACAAATTGCCCGACCAGTCAGGTGGGCCAGTGTCCCACACCACACCAGTGGTCAATGGGTGGGGCATCTCGGAAAACGATCCGCTTGAACCAGACCTGACCGAGGTGCTACAATGGATCGGCACGATGCAGCAGTTAGGTGTGCAACTGGTGAATATCACGTTGGGGAATCCGTATGCCCAGCCCCACTTTGGACGTCCGTTTGAATATCCCCCACCTGATGGCTACGATTCACCAGAACACCCGCTGGTGGGTGTGTCCCGCCACTTTTCGATTACTGCCCAGATTCAAGAACGCTTTCCCACGCTGGCCGTGGTGGGAACGGGGTATAGTTACCTGCAGGAATTCATGCCCATGGTCGGTGCGGCTAATGTCCAGTCGGGAAAGGTAACTTTTGTCGGAGTGGGCCGGGCATCACTCGCACAGCCGGATTGGGTAAAACAGATTCTGGAAAATGGGAAACTGGATCGGAAGCGAATCTGCCGTACATTCAGTTATTGCACGGCAATGATGCGTTCGAAAAACCACCCACTCGGCCAATATCCCGCAGGTTGCCCACCTTTTGATAAAGAAGCATACCATTCGCTCTGGCAAGAAATCCTGGAATTGGGTAAAAGGACCGATTCGTAG
- a CDS encoding HAD hydrolase family protein, with protein MNNARLQQIQLLILDVDGVLTNGQIVYTSTGEELKYFHVRDGTAIKAWQQTGRKLAIISGRSSPAVTIRAKELGIQLIYQGVADKSVALSSILAKESLEPTQVAAMGDDLADICLFLQVGVGIAVANACAELRQLAYFTTNAHGGDGAVREAIEYLLTPSGEWKRVVARFHELSSSKE; from the coding sequence ATGAATAATGCACGGCTGCAACAGATTCAATTATTGATTCTTGATGTCGACGGTGTGTTGACCAATGGGCAGATAGTCTACACATCCACCGGAGAAGAATTAAAATATTTTCATGTTCGCGATGGCACCGCGATCAAAGCGTGGCAGCAAACTGGGCGAAAACTGGCAATTATTTCCGGTCGTAGCAGTCCTGCGGTAACGATCCGTGCAAAAGAACTCGGGATTCAACTGATTTATCAGGGTGTAGCGGATAAAAGTGTTGCACTATCCAGTATTCTGGCAAAAGAATCGTTAGAACCCACCCAGGTGGCTGCAATGGGGGATGATCTCGCCGACATCTGCCTTTTCCTGCAGGTCGGAGTGGGAATCGCCGTTGCAAATGCCTGTGCAGAGCTTCGCCAGCTTGCCTATTTTACCACCAATGCCCACGGTGGGGACGGTGCTGTACGCGAAGCGATAGAATATCTGTTGACACCTTCGGGTGAATGGAAGCGGGTTGTGGCTCGTTTCCATGAATTATCTTCGAGCAAGGAGTAG
- a CDS encoding KpsF/GutQ family sugar-phosphate isomerase, translating to MIDVDPRLAYARQVLEHEANSIMRVAEGIDVQFTQLVDLLWDCTTADGRIAVTGVGKSADIAQKVVGTLNSTGTRAYLIDITRALHGDLGMIHPQDSVLILSKSGDSEEIVKLLPSLRRIGCKLAGLCSNEHSTLAKSVDLCYIYGPVEESSPYRLAPSTSALVSMALGQALAFCLCEMRNFSDEDFARFHPAGSLGFRLAPVEQYMRKGRDVRIASDQQTVREVFAALPTTGRRTGAVMLVDGSGRLSGLFTDSDLARLFEKRLDHLLDSPILQVMTRTPMTITCRERVSTAITMMRLRKISELPVVDDENIPLGLLDITDLIGYDSQAEADVGTTS from the coding sequence ATGATCGACGTCGATCCGCGGCTGGCGTACGCACGTCAGGTGCTGGAGCACGAGGCGAACAGTATTATGCGGGTGGCTGAGGGGATTGATGTCCAGTTTACCCAGCTTGTCGATCTTCTATGGGATTGCACCACTGCAGACGGTAGAATTGCTGTCACGGGTGTGGGAAAATCTGCCGATATTGCCCAGAAAGTGGTGGGCACGCTGAACTCAACAGGTACGCGGGCATACCTAATTGACATTACAAGGGCTTTGCACGGCGACCTGGGGATGATTCACCCACAGGATTCTGTGCTGATCCTGTCGAAAAGTGGCGACAGCGAAGAGATTGTTAAATTATTGCCTTCATTACGCCGGATTGGCTGCAAACTGGCTGGATTGTGTTCAAACGAGCATAGCACGCTGGCGAAATCGGTCGACCTATGTTACATCTACGGGCCAGTGGAAGAATCCAGCCCTTACCGCCTGGCACCCAGCACCAGCGCACTGGTATCGATGGCACTGGGCCAGGCTTTGGCATTTTGCCTGTGCGAAATGCGAAACTTTTCTGATGAAGATTTCGCCCGCTTTCACCCGGCAGGCAGCCTCGGCTTTCGGCTGGCACCGGTAGAGCAATACATGCGGAAGGGTCGTGATGTCCGGATCGCCAGTGATCAGCAGACGGTTCGTGAAGTCTTTGCAGCCTTGCCCACCACAGGCCGACGGACTGGCGCCGTGATGCTGGTGGATGGATCAGGTCGACTGTCAGGCTTGTTTACCGATAGCGATCTGGCACGGTTATTTGAAAAACGCCTTGATCATCTGCTCGATTCCCCCATCCTGCAGGTAATGACCAGAACACCGATGACAATTACCTGTCGAGAGCGGGTCAGTACCGCCATTACGATGATGCGGTTGCGAAAAATCAGTGAACTTCCCGTGGTGGATGATGAAAATATCCCCCTGGGACTTCTCGATATCACCGATTTGATTGGTTATGATTCGCAGGCCGAGGCGGATGTGGGGACTACATCATGA
- a CDS encoding MFS transporter, producing MIAGSHGPRLAVMMFVQYFALGAWIVPLGTFLRTSATSGGMSFSPSEVAWIYNSSAIAALIAPLLLGMLADHLFSAQKLLAILNLVGAGLVFYAGQICTLHQPLIAEAALVSAEAKSLAVKDAFQPLFITMLAYSMCNALILPLTNIVSYRHLANPTKWFGPVRMLGTLGWIAVSLSLDMFGKPFSPEPLYWASAVSLLMAVYAWTLPSTPPVGHGRGFREIMGIPALKLLRLNSFRVLLITIFILAGVQQFYVLYANSYLKDLHAAKPTSVQSLAQVSEVVCLLFMPLILGRFGFKWVLVFGIGCWVARNALFATLSLPIVAGFGLPMHGLCYGLFFIVANLYVDRKAPTHLRAMAQGMFAIVSSGLGQLFGGMLSSAVLSSLSHNDVVAWRWFWLIPAIMAAVMLIPFILFFKEETYFEGSHERQSTPPDDGNKLAPHLPATSDSPVKSVDEGVIVVQPKEQPSMVSETGRCVKECVPT from the coding sequence ATGATTGCCGGTTCGCACGGACCTCGTTTGGCAGTAATGATGTTTGTGCAGTATTTCGCGTTGGGTGCATGGATTGTGCCCCTGGGTACCTTTTTGCGAACTTCTGCCACCAGCGGCGGAATGAGTTTTTCGCCTTCTGAAGTAGCCTGGATTTACAATTCCAGTGCCATTGCCGCACTGATCGCACCTTTGCTGCTGGGGATGCTGGCAGATCACCTGTTTTCGGCACAGAAGTTACTGGCGATCCTCAATCTGGTGGGTGCGGGCCTGGTCTTTTACGCAGGCCAGATTTGCACGCTGCACCAGCCATTGATTGCAGAAGCGGCACTGGTCTCTGCGGAAGCAAAATCATTGGCAGTCAAGGATGCTTTCCAGCCGCTGTTTATTACCATGCTGGCATATTCAATGTGCAACGCCCTGATTCTGCCACTGACGAATATTGTCAGTTATCGTCATCTGGCCAATCCCACGAAATGGTTTGGTCCGGTGCGGATGCTGGGAACGCTGGGCTGGATTGCCGTTTCACTTTCGCTGGATATGTTTGGGAAGCCGTTTTCTCCAGAACCCCTTTACTGGGCAAGTGCAGTATCGTTATTAATGGCAGTCTATGCCTGGACGTTGCCTTCCACCCCACCAGTGGGGCATGGGCGCGGCTTCCGCGAAATAATGGGGATACCCGCACTGAAGTTATTGCGGCTGAATAGTTTTCGTGTGCTCTTGATCACGATTTTTATTCTGGCAGGTGTTCAACAATTTTATGTGTTGTATGCGAACAGTTACCTGAAAGATCTGCATGCGGCCAAGCCCACATCGGTACAGTCACTGGCACAGGTTTCCGAAGTGGTTTGCCTGCTGTTTATGCCACTGATTCTAGGCCGATTCGGTTTCAAGTGGGTGCTGGTTTTTGGCATTGGGTGCTGGGTGGCCCGCAACGCCTTGTTCGCCACGTTATCGCTACCAATTGTCGCCGGATTTGGTCTGCCAATGCACGGGTTGTGCTACGGACTGTTTTTTATTGTCGCGAATCTGTATGTGGATCGCAAAGCCCCCACCCACCTGCGGGCAATGGCACAAGGAATGTTTGCAATTGTATCCAGCGGACTTGGCCAATTATTCGGCGGGATGTTGTCTTCGGCAGTGCTAAGTTCCTTGTCTCACAACGATGTCGTGGCCTGGCGCTGGTTCTGGCTCATACCCGCAATCATGGCCGCAGTAATGCTGATACCGTTCATTCTGTTTTTCAAAGAAGAAACCTATTTTGAAGGCAGTCACGAACGGCAGTCCACGCCACCCGATGATGGGAATAAATTGGCCCCACATTTGCCAGCAACCAGTGATTCGCCAGTAAAATCTGTTGATGAAGGTGTGATCGTTGTGCAGCCTAAAGAGCAGCCATCCATGGTGTCGGAAACGGGTCGGTGCGTGAAAGAGTGCGTGCCCACATAG
- the speY gene encoding deoxyhypusine synthase, whose protein sequence is MHPHKTVHDRHGASADSVEFMKQISREKIAPPGLATGMLAADLIDQAFLSYNGGRMREGCQLYAQRMLHDDCTVGLALSGALTPAGLGISCLVPLVEAGFIDWIVSTGANLYHDTHYALGMDLYQSGPNLPDLQLRENQIIRIYDIIFDYENLLGTDRFYRTLCRGEAFQQTFSTAEFHHLVGKYLDERESQTGHRRQSLLAAAYRAGVPIFTSSPGDSSIGMNLAALQLEGSKLRIDPLRDVNQSAAIVWNAKASGGTSGVFILGGGSPKNFMLQTEPQIQEVLGLSEAGHDYFLQFTDARPDTGGLSGATPSEAMTWGKVDPDKLPGTVTCYVDSTIALPLITAYALTRRQPRTPKRYIDKLPALMDQLNEEYSKNLENRAD, encoded by the coding sequence ATGCACCCACACAAAACTGTACACGATCGCCATGGTGCGAGTGCGGACAGTGTCGAATTCATGAAGCAGATCAGTCGTGAAAAGATTGCCCCACCTGGGCTGGCGACGGGCATGCTGGCCGCCGACTTGATTGATCAGGCGTTTTTGTCCTACAACGGTGGGAGAATGCGCGAAGGCTGTCAGTTGTATGCCCAACGGATGCTGCATGACGACTGCACCGTTGGTCTGGCACTCAGTGGTGCTTTAACACCAGCCGGGCTGGGGATTTCCTGTCTGGTGCCCCTGGTGGAAGCAGGCTTCATTGACTGGATTGTTTCAACCGGTGCCAATCTCTACCACGACACCCACTATGCACTGGGCATGGATCTGTACCAGTCGGGTCCGAATCTGCCCGACCTGCAATTGCGTGAAAATCAAATCATCCGCATCTACGACATTATTTTCGATTACGAAAATCTGTTGGGTACGGATCGATTTTATCGCACGCTCTGTCGTGGGGAAGCGTTTCAACAAACTTTCAGTACGGCAGAATTCCACCACCTGGTTGGGAAATATCTTGACGAGCGTGAATCGCAAACAGGTCATCGTCGTCAAAGTTTGCTGGCGGCTGCATATCGTGCAGGAGTGCCGATATTCACCAGCAGCCCGGGTGACAGTTCCATTGGGATGAATCTGGCCGCACTGCAACTCGAAGGCAGCAAGTTACGAATTGACCCACTGCGGGATGTGAACCAGTCTGCAGCGATTGTCTGGAATGCCAAGGCTTCCGGTGGAACGAGTGGCGTTTTCATTCTGGGTGGTGGCTCGCCCAAGAATTTTATGCTCCAGACAGAACCACAGATTCAGGAAGTGCTGGGACTTTCGGAAGCGGGCCACGATTATTTTCTGCAATTTACTGATGCTCGCCCGGATACTGGCGGCCTGAGCGGTGCCACACCATCCGAAGCAATGACCTGGGGCAAAGTTGATCCAGACAAATTACCTGGAACGGTAACTTGTTACGTTGATTCGACGATTGCCTTACCGTTGATTACTGCATACGCACTGACTCGTCGGCAGCCAAGAACGCCGAAAAGATATATTGACAAATTACCCGCACTGATGGATCAGTTAAACGAAGAATATTCCAAAAATTTGGAAAATCGCGCTGACTGA
- a CDS encoding acyltransferase, whose translation MILTTKQRFDIDPIRGVVAISLAVLHFYVASDLSGRFDQLFGNTGKWIVWNIRFGVESFFVLAGLLLAYSLRPVPGARLSIGGYLLRRFVRLVIPLWIAIWLVAANQWLPTLLGISTHTPPSTLREILIHMTFLDELFGIRNAAIGYWSMVSLEQFYILYILCFYVVGKLTQFAGKTQLWDHERWMAHLVLMVALSSAGWVIFRYQTGMPGQDATHPELNSPYAAQFKVTTFAMFLCLGILLFWAVRCGFARIHCGLAFAAVLSVGIFAGNNQQLAWKACLMAVILIPLSKGIQFPKNWLTRGLAFVGKRSYSLYLMHPIIGYRVLLVDRKLHQLGNWVVVFELIFAVACSIIGAYLFYRFVEGRCLQLAQKIQYRPQPVSGT comes from the coding sequence ATGATTTTGACCACAAAGCAGCGTTTCGACATCGATCCCATCCGTGGGGTTGTTGCCATCAGCCTGGCTGTGCTGCACTTCTATGTCGCTTCGGACCTGTCCGGCCGATTCGACCAGTTATTCGGAAACACTGGTAAGTGGATCGTTTGGAACATCCGATTTGGTGTGGAAAGTTTCTTTGTTCTGGCAGGTTTGCTGCTGGCATATAGTTTACGTCCAGTACCAGGTGCCAGATTATCGATAGGCGGTTACCTGCTGCGTCGATTTGTCCGACTGGTGATCCCACTTTGGATTGCAATCTGGCTGGTTGCTGCAAACCAATGGCTACCCACGCTTCTGGGTATCTCCACACATACGCCCCCTTCGACATTGCGGGAGATATTGATCCACATGACCTTTCTGGACGAGTTGTTTGGCATTCGCAATGCCGCAATCGGCTATTGGTCGATGGTGTCGCTGGAGCAGTTCTACATCCTTTACATTTTATGCTTTTACGTAGTAGGCAAACTAACACAGTTTGCGGGAAAAACCCAACTGTGGGATCATGAACGCTGGATGGCCCACCTGGTGTTGATGGTGGCACTGTCATCGGCAGGTTGGGTGATTTTTCGCTATCAGACCGGAATGCCTGGCCAGGATGCGACCCACCCGGAATTGAATAGTCCCTATGCGGCTCAGTTCAAGGTGACAACTTTTGCAATGTTCCTGTGCCTGGGGATACTGTTGTTTTGGGCTGTTCGTTGTGGATTCGCCCGTATCCACTGTGGGCTGGCATTTGCTGCCGTATTATCGGTTGGCATCTTCGCAGGAAATAATCAGCAACTTGCATGGAAGGCGTGCCTGATGGCGGTCATTCTGATCCCACTGAGTAAAGGGATTCAATTCCCGAAAAATTGGCTGACCCGTGGCCTGGCTTTTGTGGGTAAACGGTCTTACAGCCTTTATTTAATGCACCCAATCATTGGGTATCGCGTACTGCTGGTTGATCGGAAGTTGCACCAGCTTGGCAACTGGGTAGTAGTTTTCGAGCTGATTTTTGCGGTGGCTTGCAGCATTATCGGTGCGTACTTATTTTACCGCTTTGTTGAAGGCAGGTGCCTGCAACTGGCGCAGAAGATTCAGTATCGCCCCCAGCCAGTTTCAGGTACATAG